A stretch of Cyanobacterium sp. HL-69 DNA encodes these proteins:
- a CDS encoding Helicase, C-terminal:Type III restriction enzyme, res subunit:DEAD/DEAH box helicase, N-terminal, with amino-acid sequence MLLSQIISNGQSAIAPVSTLIATGLLKLDATGVSNLTSEEIEVLFSAIPIDFELEQIFQEDTVNNNFREQIKDYINLRQGKRIKSVKESSGAYNIDSSGVSESNVGTSERGNNSSEYGVGISESVSNSSEDSVRISESVSGILESKMLSFPSSQDSVQPIPTDIFSLRDEVIKDYRGYIEGFLNIKDEKVKGFVKTALDKGYLWTEPLIQLNPAYKRTATVKQLIERSILHPECDRYFPQYNFYEHQEKAFKLAQEGLPYVVTTGTGSGKSLSYVVPIIDDLLKNPEIKGVRAILVYPMNALINSQAEEFKKFLDNVPNCPIKVKKYTGQESLTEKSDIQQNPPHILLTNYVMLELMLTRVHELPLIVSPHLKYLVLDELHTYRGRQGADVALVIRKLKQRNLAKHRQQNILCIGTSATMSTEGTRENRQKTVATVASKLFGVEIQPQQVIDETLERAITRSFPTITELQDSINQGLPPVEQQTEEAFKNHPLSAFMEMTFGLEKEDGHLQRKSPISLGEGATELAKLTDINLETCSNVLKGMFLWSSKLNSENESNKLPKGLPFRLHQFVSQGGSVYATLESHDKRELTLEGQYKTTGDRLLFPLLFCRECGHDYYGVKYDRERDQVTPLLPTTLEDDDEDTQEGYITLDEPDLWDIQNEDRLPDNWYRNLKSGRKIKKDFEEFVPRELYIYSDGHILTGAVSKDNPIQPVRCWFIPKPFLTCLNCGVVYTKKPSEYIKLARLSSEGRSTATTLLCLSTINRLKLNPLVDESAEKILSFTDNRQDASLQAGHFNDFVQTSFLRASLNKALQKETILTHKKLASTVVKYMGLSQADYAETPSDSGSGKRRNEEAFEHLIEYRLYEDLKRGWRIVQPNLEQSGLLTIEYDGLKEHCNNQSAWEKHPHPILLKATPEQRFQGAIVLLDQLRKKLALDAEILQEQEIRELKREVNQALKENWKIDTNEYTPFATSATIVNTGGSVKLTPRSKVAGYLRSSAVWNWLINPLSEDEYEKLIETFINILKDGGYLKGEKDNIQLRVDSMVWKAQKVASIPIDPTTIKRLQGSNQDSQQVNRFFQNFYEVQAQTIQAMEGREHTGQVTNQNRQMREDKFRQGELSALFCSPTMELGIDIRDLSVVHLRNVPPNPANYAQRSGRA; translated from the coding sequence ATGTTGCTTTCTCAGATTATTTCTAATGGTCAAAGTGCGATCGCACCTGTATCTACCCTTATCGCCACAGGATTATTAAAGCTAGATGCTACAGGAGTGAGTAACTTAACCTCTGAGGAAATAGAAGTCTTATTTTCAGCGATTCCCATTGATTTTGAACTAGAACAAATATTCCAAGAAGATACTGTTAATAATAATTTTAGGGAACAAATAAAGGATTATATTAACCTACGACAAGGAAAAAGAATTAAATCAGTTAAAGAGTCTTCAGGTGCTTATAATATTGACTCTAGTGGAGTTTCAGAGAGCAATGTTGGTACGTCAGAGAGGGGTAATAATAGTTCAGAGTATGGTGTAGGAATTTCAGAAAGCGTTAGTAATAGTTCAGAGGATAGCGTAAGAATTTCAGAGAGCGTTAGTGGTATTTTAGAGAGCAAGATGCTCTCATTCCCTTCCAGTCAGGATTCTGTGCAACCAATACCCACTGATATATTTAGCCTGAGAGATGAAGTAATTAAGGATTATCGAGGTTATATTGAGGGTTTCTTAAACATCAAGGATGAGAAAGTCAAAGGGTTTGTAAAAACTGCTTTAGATAAGGGTTATTTATGGACTGAGCCTCTCATTCAGCTTAATCCAGCCTATAAACGCACGGCGACAGTTAAACAGTTGATTGAGCGAAGTATTTTACATCCTGAGTGCGATCGCTACTTCCCCCAGTATAATTTTTATGAACATCAAGAAAAAGCCTTTAAATTAGCCCAAGAGGGATTACCCTATGTGGTAACGACAGGAACAGGTTCAGGGAAAAGTTTAAGCTATGTTGTGCCGATTATTGATGATTTACTGAAGAATCCAGAGATAAAAGGGGTAAGGGCGATTTTAGTCTACCCTATGAATGCCCTAATTAACTCCCAAGCAGAAGAATTTAAGAAATTTCTTGATAATGTTCCTAATTGCCCCATTAAAGTTAAAAAGTACACAGGGCAGGAGAGTTTAACCGAAAAAAGCGATATTCAGCAGAATCCGCCCCATATTTTGCTGACTAATTATGTGATGTTGGAGTTAATGTTAACCCGTGTTCATGAGTTACCGTTAATTGTCTCCCCTCACCTAAAATATTTGGTATTGGATGAATTACATACCTATAGAGGTCGTCAGGGGGCGGATGTGGCTTTGGTTATCCGCAAACTAAAACAGCGTAATCTAGCCAAACATAGGCAACAGAATATACTTTGCATTGGTACATCTGCCACCATGTCCACGGAGGGAACGAGGGAAAATCGTCAAAAAACCGTGGCTACGGTTGCCAGTAAACTTTTTGGGGTAGAAATTCAACCACAACAGGTGATTGATGAAACCTTAGAAAGAGCTATTACCCGTTCTTTTCCTACCATAACAGAATTACAAGATAGTATTAATCAGGGTTTACCCCCTGTTGAGCAACAAACAGAGGAAGCATTTAAAAATCATCCTCTTAGTGCTTTCATGGAAATGACGTTTGGATTGGAAAAAGAAGATGGTCATTTACAACGAAAATCCCCTATTTCTCTGGGGGAAGGGGCAACTGAACTAGCTAAATTAACCGATATTAACCTCGAAACCTGCTCAAATGTCTTAAAGGGGATGTTTTTATGGAGTAGCAAGTTAAACAGTGAAAATGAAAGTAATAAACTTCCTAAAGGCTTACCATTCCGACTCCATCAATTTGTCTCTCAGGGGGGAAGTGTTTACGCAACCCTTGAATCCCATGACAAAAGAGAATTAACCCTTGAAGGACAGTATAAGACTACGGGCGATCGCCTCTTATTTCCCTTACTATTTTGTCGTGAATGTGGTCATGATTATTATGGGGTAAAGTACGATAGGGAACGAGATCAAGTAACACCGCTTTTGCCTACTACCCTTGAAGATGATGATGAAGACACCCAAGAAGGATATATAACCTTAGATGAACCAGATTTATGGGATATACAGAATGAGGATCGTTTACCTGATAATTGGTATCGTAATCTTAAGAGTGGTAGAAAGATTAAAAAAGATTTTGAAGAGTTTGTACCCAGAGAACTTTATATTTACTCCGATGGTCATATTTTAACTGGGGCAGTGAGCAAAGATAATCCTATTCAACCAGTCCGCTGTTGGTTTATCCCTAAACCTTTTTTAACTTGTCTTAATTGTGGGGTGGTTTATACCAAGAAACCTAGTGAATATATAAAACTTGCCCGTTTGAGCAGTGAAGGACGTAGTACCGCTACGACTTTACTTTGTTTATCCACTATCAATCGTTTAAAATTAAATCCTTTAGTGGATGAGAGTGCAGAAAAAATTCTCAGTTTTACTGATAATCGTCAAGATGCTTCCCTACAAGCAGGGCATTTTAACGATTTTGTCCAAACTTCTTTTTTGAGGGCAAGTTTAAATAAAGCCTTACAAAAGGAAACCATATTAACCCATAAAAAACTAGCTTCTACAGTGGTTAAATACATGGGATTGTCTCAGGCTGACTATGCGGAAACTCCTTCCGACTCAGGTAGTGGCAAAAGACGTAATGAGGAAGCCTTTGAGCATTTAATCGAATATCGCCTCTATGAAGACTTAAAACGAGGATGGCGTATCGTTCAGCCCAATTTGGAACAATCTGGCTTATTAACCATTGAATATGACGGCTTAAAAGAACATTGTAACAATCAATCAGCATGGGAAAAACATCCTCACCCTATTCTCTTAAAAGCTACTCCAGAACAACGATTTCAAGGTGCGATCGTCCTTTTAGATCAACTACGAAAAAAATTAGCCCTTGACGCTGAAATACTACAAGAACAAGAAATAAGAGAGTTAAAACGAGAGGTAAATCAAGCCCTAAAAGAAAATTGGAAGATTGATACAAATGAATATACTCCATTTGCGACCTCTGCCACCATTGTAAACACTGGGGGTTCAGTTAAATTAACTCCCCGTAGTAAAGTAGCAGGTTATTTGCGTTCTTCTGCGGTATGGAATTGGTTGATAAATCCTCTGAGTGAAGATGAATATGAGAAGTTAATTGAAACCTTTATTAATATTTTGAAGGATGGGGGTTATTTAAAGGGTGAAAAGGATAATATTCAACTCAGAGTTGATTCTATGGTCTGGAAAGCTCAAAAAGTAGCTTCTATTCCTATTGACCCCACTACCATCAAAAGGTTGCAGGGCAGTAATCAAGATAGTCAACAGGTAAATAGGTTTTTTCAAAATTTTTATGAAGTCCAAGCCCAAACCATACAGGCAATGGAAGGGCGGGAACACACTGGACAAGTAACAAATCAAAACCGTCAAATGCGAGAGGATAAATTTAGACAAGGGGAATTATCCGCTTTATTTTGTTCTCCTACCATGGAGTTAGGTATTGATATTAGAGATTTAAGTGTTGTTCACCTCCGAAATGTTCCCCCCAATCCTGCGAATTATGCACAACGTAGTGGACGGGCGTGA
- a CDS encoding Helicase, C-terminal:Type III restriction enzyme, res subunit:DEAD/DEAH box helicase, N-terminal: MVSGVVAPPKLELGNPDLIKSHLYSLWLFHTKTSFGNSMNEILDLTKPDYPILDSLRDQFILSEHGLQVCIKDAQRILHDAFCQEDLNRTSWYSEDWVKQVLENALYSFDRGCDRWRKLYHEAEVQLQEAREIKDKSRTGSLTESDREKADRLEKDASRQLDLLVGQSSKGRSQSEFEFYPYRYFASEGFLPGFNFPRLPLRCFIPAGDKGEFLSRPRNVAIRELAPRNVVYYESSKFQITKTRVSLKGVNYNSVSCCEKCGYFHEGTTFNHNTCQNCGSAVTDRLDYGLKMDTMITRRRERITCDEEERLKYGYNLTTHFRYADGKKKEGVVSLEDGTELLRLTYGETAEIRRINRGLRRSQVKGFTLDTQTGEWGDTNGNNSTPSQQLQSGVNLMVSDTCNILVVEPLKLPGKQMNEFLTTFQYALERAIQAYYKLEMDELGSERLGEGRYLLFWEASEGGAGVLSQLFNDSHAFRHLADRALDICHFIHDKPSCSVACYECLLSYQNQFDHPLLNRHLIKDFLTELTESELSCLNSHSSNHFDDLMAHTDPNSDYERVVLRAIAQMGLPLPDKAQDYFAEAQCKPDFTYTKARLAIFCDGSVHDNPTQIQCDRIKRQDLEFLTGYKPFVFDYKKDLMKQISSLKHLLD, from the coding sequence ATGGTGTCAGGGGTAGTTGCACCGCCAAAGTTAGAGTTGGGCAACCCAGATTTGATTAAATCTCATCTTTACTCGTTATGGTTATTTCACACTAAAACCAGTTTTGGGAACTCCATGAATGAGATATTGGATTTAACTAAGCCTGATTATCCTATTTTGGATAGTTTGAGAGATCAATTCATTCTTTCTGAACATGGGTTACAGGTTTGTATTAAAGACGCTCAAAGGATTCTTCATGATGCCTTTTGTCAAGAGGATTTGAACCGTACCAGTTGGTATAGTGAGGATTGGGTTAAACAAGTTCTTGAAAATGCCCTTTATAGTTTTGACCGTGGGTGCGATCGTTGGCGTAAACTCTATCATGAGGCGGAAGTTCAATTACAGGAAGCCCGTGAGATTAAGGATAAAAGTCGTACTGGTAGTCTAACGGAATCGGATAGGGAAAAAGCGGATCGGTTAGAAAAAGATGCTTCCCGTCAGTTGGATTTATTGGTTGGGCAAAGCAGTAAAGGACGCTCTCAGAGTGAATTTGAGTTTTATCCTTATCGCTATTTTGCCAGTGAAGGATTTTTACCCGGTTTTAATTTCCCTCGTCTTCCTTTACGTTGTTTTATTCCTGCTGGGGATAAGGGTGAGTTCCTCTCTCGTCCTCGTAATGTAGCTATTCGGGAGTTAGCACCCCGTAATGTTGTTTATTATGAAAGCAGTAAGTTTCAAATTACCAAAACCAGAGTATCCCTCAAGGGGGTAAACTACAATTCGGTAAGTTGCTGTGAAAAATGCGGTTATTTCCATGAAGGTACAACCTTTAATCATAATACCTGTCAAAATTGTGGCTCTGCTGTAACCGATCGTTTAGATTATGGTTTAAAAATGGACACCATGATTACCCGAAGACGGGAACGCATTACTTGTGATGAAGAAGAGCGATTAAAATACGGTTATAATCTCACTACTCATTTTCGTTATGCCGATGGGAAGAAAAAAGAGGGTGTGGTTAGTTTAGAAGATGGAACGGAACTATTAAGGCTAACCTATGGGGAAACGGCGGAAATTAGGCGCATTAACAGAGGGTTACGCCGTTCTCAAGTTAAAGGTTTTACTTTGGATACTCAGACGGGGGAATGGGGTGATACCAATGGTAATAATTCTACTCCTAGCCAACAGCTTCAATCAGGGGTCAATTTGATGGTATCGGATACTTGTAATATTTTGGTAGTTGAGCCTCTCAAGTTGCCCGGTAAGCAAATGAATGAATTTCTAACTACTTTTCAATATGCTTTGGAACGAGCAATACAGGCATACTATAAGCTAGAAATGGATGAGTTAGGTTCTGAACGGTTGGGAGAGGGACGTTATCTTCTGTTTTGGGAGGCTTCTGAAGGTGGTGCAGGGGTTTTATCTCAATTATTTAACGACTCTCATGCTTTTCGTCATTTAGCCGATCGAGCTTTGGATATTTGTCATTTTATCCATGATAAGCCCAGTTGTTCTGTTGCTTGTTATGAGTGTCTGTTATCCTATCAAAATCAGTTCGATCACCCTTTGTTAAATCGTCATCTCATCAAGGATTTCTTAACCGAATTAACCGAAAGCGAATTAAGTTGTCTAAACTCTCATTCTAGTAACCATTTTGATGATTTAATGGCACATACTGATCCTAATTCTGATTATGAACGGGTAGTTCTAAGGGCGATCGCCCAAATGGGGTTACCTTTACCTGATAAGGCACAAGACTATTTTGCAGAAGCTCAATGTAAGCCTGATTTTACTTATACTAAGGCGAGGTTAGCAATCTTTTGTGATGGTTCAGTTCATGATAATCCTACTCAGATACAGTGCGATCGTATTAAGCGTCAAGATTTAGAGTTTTTGACGGGCTATAAACCTTTTGTTTTTGATTACAAAAAAGATTTAATGAAGCAAATTTCCTCGTTAAAACATTTACTGGATTGA
- a CDS encoding IS5 family transposase has protein sequence MAYSSSLGDEEWEVIKPLLPKKKRTCPPKWSKRQIWDGIFYQLKNGCNWSDLPKDLPPYSTVYWHYKNWKKEGIFEMVMCELHKQLREKVKKNPLGLD, from the coding sequence ATGGCATATTCTAGCAGTCTAGGTGATGAAGAATGGGAAGTAATCAAACCTCTGTTACCAAAAAAGAAACGAACTTGTCCACCAAAGTGGTCTAAAAGACAAATTTGGGATGGTATTTTTTATCAACTCAAAAATGGCTGTAATTGGTCTGATTTACCCAAGGATTTACCGCCTTATTCTACAGTTTACTGGCATTATAAAAACTGGAAAAAAGAGGGTATCTTTGAAATGGTGATGTGTGAGCTTCATAAGCAACTAAGGGAAAAAGTAAAAAAAAATCCACTTGGACTCGATTAA
- a CDS encoding Mobile element protein, whose protein sequence is MWCDKKECEREIRKELKRRKVGLRNQLGKRTEKVTMRWIFQCFQGIYLAKINEEERIVNMNKDREEILKYLPAKCREYYQ, encoded by the coding sequence TTGTGGTGTGACAAAAAAGAATGTGAACGAGAAATAAGAAAAGAATTAAAAAGAAGAAAAGTAGGATTGAGAAACCAATTAGGAAAAAGAACAGAAAAAGTAACAATGAGATGGATATTCCAATGCTTTCAAGGAATATATCTAGCAAAAATAAATGAAGAAGAAAGAATCGTGAATATGAATAAAGATAGAGAAGAAATATTAAAATATTTACCAGCAAAATGTCGTGAATACTATCAATAA